In a single window of the Clarias gariepinus isolate MV-2021 ecotype Netherlands chromosome 16, CGAR_prim_01v2, whole genome shotgun sequence genome:
- the cbx4 gene encoding E3 SUMO-protein ligase CBX4: MDLPAVGEHVFAVEGIEKKRIRKGRTEYLVKWRGWSPRYNTWEPEENILDPRLLVAFQNRERQEQQMGYRKRGPKPKHLLIQLPAFARRSSILADLQETKLDEENQFKVDSLPMHRSQPQHYQLNSKKHHQYQPNSKEIPAEAHTNGKKKHFYQLNSKKHHHYQPDPKMYDQQSTKAKEVKGHDPSIKAWNLPPALQQKWVRDKDTGSLNKVKDLSMEHKQMLIPTSKEDQTVKTTQKDPLLSNGISSKMKIIRNKNKNGRIVIVMSKYMDNGVHSSKEKNRVSTGMEKPKQTEESVNGNAVSLVNVTVGQENGASNHSGDSACVTSEFVHKVPHKKFELSKAKLSTETGHRTEQEVNKMNSSHNYSLQLCNKLNSSPLSVGEDIPLQKDSTKQYLSHRKRNLSEPNEAASDCKKFLSSRSISAPNQVVFSPQREPIDLHCSSQITSAGYNYNLTNTIPDEPIDLSCGRTRLNPEAPTDSNVTVDDTPDTSDKSKEPVSSFKPFSGNIIITDVTTNCLTVTFKEYVSI; the protein is encoded by the exons aTATAACACATGGGAACCGGAGGAGAACATCCTCGACCCGCGCCTTCTCGTCGCCTTCCAAAACAG AGAGAGACAAGAGCAGCAGATGGGATATCGCAAAAGAGGACCCAAACCCAAACATCTTCTTATCCAG TTACCTGCATTTGCACGGAGGTCCAGCATCCTCGCTGATCTTCAGGAGACCAAACTGGATGAGGAGAACCAGTTCAAAGTGGATTCACTCCCAATGCACCGGTCACAGCCTCAGCATTACCAGCTCAACAGCAAAAAACATCACCAGTACCAGCCCAACAGCAAGGAGATTCCAGCAGAAGCTCACACCAATGGCAAGAAGAAACACTTCTATCAGCTAAACAGCAAGAAGCACCATCATTACCAACCAGACCCTAAGATGTATGACCAACAATCCACAAAGGCTAAAGAGGTTAAGGGGCATGACCCTTCTATTAAAGCATGGAACCTCCCTCCTGCATTGCAACAGAAATGGGTGCGTGACAAGGACACTGGCAGCTTAAATAAAGTGAAAGATCTGTCCATGGAGCATAAGCAAATGCTTATTCCAACTAGCAAGGAAGACCAAACAGTAAAGACAACTCAAAAGGATCCCTTACTTTCCAATGGCATCAGCAGTAAGATGAAGATCAtcaggaacaaaaacaaaaatggccGAATTGTCATTGTCATGAGTAAGTACATGGATAATGGGGTCCACTcttccaaagaaaaaaacagggtGTCAACCGGAATGGAGAAGCCAAAACAAACTGAGGAATCTGTAAATGGCAATGCAGTTAGTCTTGTAAATGTGACAGTTGGACAGGAGAATGGTGCTTCTAACCATTCAGGAGACAGTGCATGTGTTACCAGTGAATTTGTTCACAAAGTGCCCCACAAAAAGTTTGAGCTCTCAAAAGCAAAACTGAGTACTGAGACAGGTCACAGGACAGAACAAGAGGTGAACAAGATGAATTCATCACACAATTACTCTCTGCAATTGTGCAACAAGCTTAACTCTTCACCCTTATCAGTTGGGGAAGACATCCCACTGCAAAAGGACTCCACCAAACAATATTTAAGCCATCGTAAAAGGAACCTGTCAGAACCTAATGAAGCTGCAAGTGATTGTAAGAAGTTTCTTAGCTCCAGAAGTATCAGTGCTCCCAATCAGGTCGTATTTTCCCCACAGAGAGAACCTATAGACCTGCACTGTTCTAGCCAAATCACCAGTGCGGGCTACAACTACAATCTTACCAACACCATTCCTGATGAACCGATAGACTTAAGCTGTGGAAGGACTAGGCTAAATCCCGAAGCTCCCACAGATTCCAACGTCACAGTGGATGACACACCTGACACTTCAGATAagtcaaaagaaccagtcagcTCTTTTAAGCCATTTTCAGGTAACATCATCATTACGGATGTCACCACAAACTGTCTGACTGTGACTTTTAAGGAATATGTCTCCATTTAA
- the cbx8a gene encoding chromobox protein homolog 8a, whose protein sequence is MELSAVGERVFAAESIIKRRIRRGRMEYLVKWKGWSQKYSTWEPEENILDERLFAAFEERERERELFGPKKRGPKPETFLLKAKAKAKAKSDEFRREMSREIRVSFPVAEPVVTPRAREGLRTVVPTIFPPSTVNRGESVRVRSPEPERRSRLSVSPTHSFMDSVNTPKKRGPKPKLRFPLSSPSGSCLPTEPVKRRADEHLSFGQAKISRPAHHPGETSNCNHIQLNQRFQAEHGKPPKQLSSGSSSSVAFGGALRKTAHDILGHGTKHFSSGPSISYAKRKHLSKNSLFQSDDLPIDRLSPKYPMPQNLGDEDEESWMPCLKNMEKIIVTDITSNSLTVTIKESTTDQGFFKEQR, encoded by the exons ATGGAGCTCTCCGCCGTCGGGGAGAGGGTTTTCGCGGCCGAGTCCATCATCAAGCGACGCATAAGAAGA GGGCGGATGGAGTATCTGGTGAAGTGGAAGGGCTGGTCTCAGAA GTACAGCACCTGGGAGCCAGAGGAGAATATTCTGGATGAACGTCTGTTCGCTGCTTTCGAGGAGAG agAGCGTGAGAGAGAGTTATTTGGGCCGAAAAAAAGAGGACCGAAACCAGAAACCTTTTTATTGAAG GCGAAGGCTAAAGCCAAAGCCAAAAGTGACGAATTCCGAAGAGAAATGTCACGAGAGATTAGAGTATCATTCCCCGTTGCAGAACCAGTTGTCACGCCCCGAGCTCGGGAAGGGCTAAGAACAGTTGTGCCTACTATCTTCCCTCCAAGCACTGTCAACAGGGGTGAAAGTGTTCGTGTCCGATCGCCAGAGCCAGAGAGAAGATCTCGACTTTCTGTATCTCCAACGCACAGCTTTATGGACTCGGTTAACACACCAAAAAAGAGGGGACCAAAACCAAAGTTGCGTTTCCCTCTTAGTTCCCCTAGCGGCAGTTGTTTACCTACCGAACCAGTTAAAAGGAGGGCAGATGAACACTTATCTTTTGGCCAAGCTAAAATTTCCAGGCCTGCTCATCATCCAGGAGAAACATCCAACTGCAACCATATCCAGTTAAACCAGAGGTTTCAAGCAGAACACGGTAAGCCTCCGAAACAGCTCAGCTCTGGATCAAGTAGCAGCGTTGCTTTCGGAGGCGCTCTGCGAAAAACAGCTCATGATATTTTAGGACATGGCACGAAGCATTTCTCTAGTGGCCCGTCCATTTCATACGCAAAGAGGAAACACCTTTCCAAGAACAGTTTATTTCAGTCCGATGACCTGCCCATTGATCGCTTGTCTCCGAAATACCCCATGCCGCAGAATCTTGGAGATGAAGATGAGGAATCCTGGATGCCTTGCCTAAAGAACATGGAGAAAATTATTGTGACAGATATAACAAGCAACTCATTGACTGTAACGATTAAGGAGAGCACAACAGACCAAGGCTTCTTTAAAGAACAGAGATGA
- the LOC128544903 gene encoding meteorin-like protein: protein MSSRGSWLLQCLHTWCFLTSCTADVCNWRGSGLMGSSLFGSVQQVRLRCSAGSVTWFSPRHALRVVLQPNVWSARHAVVCVKALQGSRGAAVYVEQPGGLDLLLQDGGSPEQVRCFRPHNTQSAAIFLQASPQSHAGPSVVGFRYELLRENSSAAEVQTSSMRAACRPCTDLEILNAICTSDFVVRGSLRNVSHESERQTSVLEVHKGRVFRQRSGVFERAPDLLGSWHGHIHTLLQCGVKAGAGQFLFTGAELFGEAWLGCAPRFKDFQTLYHAAMKAHQMPCDFSID, encoded by the exons ATGTCATCGAGAGGAAGCTGGTTACTCCAGTGCTTGCACACATGGTGTTTTTTAACGTCATGTACAGCAGACGTGTGCAACTGGAGAGGAAG TGGTCTGATGGGTTCGTCACTTTTTGGATCGGTGCAGCAGGTACGGCTTCGCTGCTCCGCAGGTTCAGTCACGTGGTTTTCCCCGCGTCACGCTCTGCGAGTCGTGCTGCAGCCGAACGTATGGAGCGCGCGCCACGCGGTCGTTTGCGTTAAAGCGCTGCAGGGTTCCCGCGGTGCCGCGGTGTACGTGGAGCAGCCGGGCGGCCTGGACCTCCTGCTGCAGGACGGAGGGTCTCCGGAGCAGGTGCGCTGCTTCCGCCCGCACAACACGCAGAGTGCCGCCATCTTTCTTCAGGCCAGCCCGCAGAGTCACGCGGGTCCGAGTGTCGTCGGGTTCCGGTATGAGCTGCTGCGCGAAAATAGCAGTGCTGCAGAGGTTCAGACAAGCTCAATGCGAG CTGCCTGTCGGCCGTGCACTGACTTGGAGATACTGAATGCGATTTGCACCAGTGACTTTG tGGTCCGTGGCTCTTTAAGGAACGTATCCCATGAGTCTGAGCGGCAGACCTCCGTGCTAGAGGTGCACAAAGGCAGGGTCTTTCGACAACGGAGCGGAGTGTTTGAGAGAGCGCCAGACCTCTTGGGTTCCTGGCATGGGCACATCCACACACTTCTGCAGTGCGGCGTTAAAGCAGGAGCTGGTCAGTTCCTTTTCACTGGAGCAGAACTTTTTGGGGAGGCTTGGCTTGGCTGTGCTCCTCGTTTTAAAGACTTCCAGACCCTCTATCATGCGGCCATGAAGGCGCATCAGATGCCATGTGATTTCTCCATAGACTGA